The Azospirillum brasilense genome has a window encoding:
- a CDS encoding ketopantoate reductase family protein: MRIAVVGAGAVGGALAGYLAATGRHELSLLARGAHLAAIREGGLTVQTPKGTLTSRPRASDSAEDLGPQDVVIVTVKGHGLPALAASFPALCGPDTLVVAAQNGIPWWYLYGAGDGVTPEPLEVVDPGGAIWAAIGPERVAACVMEVLPARIVEPGVVAHTALPVLAFGAPRPGDHAEKLAALADSFNAAGATARLPADIRVPLWSKLMLNMAVGPTSVLTGATMGAMEQAPGMAAVQGRLMRECLNVAQAWGVALPDDIDERLSRGSGVPGHKPSMLQDFEAGRSMEIDPIVTTVLELARRRGVPVPTIETLWALTALKERVARAD; encoded by the coding sequence ATGCGCATCGCCGTCGTAGGAGCCGGGGCCGTTGGCGGCGCGCTGGCCGGGTATCTCGCCGCCACGGGCCGGCACGAGCTGTCGCTGCTGGCCCGCGGCGCCCATCTCGCGGCGATCCGCGAGGGCGGGCTGACCGTGCAGACGCCGAAGGGGACGCTGACCAGTCGGCCGCGGGCCAGCGACTCCGCCGAAGATCTCGGCCCTCAGGATGTGGTGATCGTCACGGTGAAGGGGCACGGGCTGCCGGCCCTGGCCGCGTCCTTCCCGGCGCTGTGCGGGCCGGACACGCTGGTGGTGGCGGCGCAGAACGGCATTCCCTGGTGGTATCTGTACGGCGCCGGCGACGGCGTGACGCCGGAACCGCTGGAGGTGGTCGATCCCGGCGGCGCCATCTGGGCGGCCATCGGCCCGGAGCGGGTCGCTGCCTGCGTGATGGAGGTGCTGCCCGCCCGCATCGTCGAGCCGGGAGTCGTCGCCCACACCGCCCTGCCGGTGCTGGCCTTCGGCGCCCCCCGGCCCGGCGACCACGCGGAGAAGCTGGCGGCCCTGGCGGATTCCTTCAACGCGGCGGGCGCCACCGCGCGCCTGCCCGCCGACATCCGCGTGCCGCTGTGGAGCAAGCTGATGCTCAACATGGCGGTCGGCCCGACCAGCGTGCTGACCGGCGCCACCATGGGTGCCATGGAGCAGGCCCCCGGCATGGCCGCCGTCCAGGGCCGGCTGATGCGCGAATGCCTGAACGTCGCCCAGGCCTGGGGCGTCGCCCTGCCCGACGACATCGACGAGCGGCTGAGCCGGGGCAGCGGCGTGCCCGGCCACAAGCCGTCGATGCTCCAGGATTTCGAAGCGGGGCGCAGCATGGAGATCGACCCCATCGTGACCACCGTCCTGGAGTTGGCCCGCCGCCGCGGCGTGCCGGTGCCGACCATCGAAACATTGTGGGCGCTGACCGCCCTGAAGGAGCGGGTGGCGCGCGCCGACTGA